A single genomic interval of Spirosoma linguale DSM 74 harbors:
- a CDS encoding hypothetical protein (KEGG: tmz:Tmz1t_0463 hypothetical protein), with product MSFYNVYISSTYRDLGLYRKTVMESLHKVPNFKVVGMEYYTAEDAQPLDRCLRDVEACDIYLLILANRYGYVIDGQELSITHQEYNRAKALNKVILVFKAENRDGRFLPDADEAGQPSSVEKQKKLNALKAEVGSRSLSHPEGFTSEYHLALQVMESLVRNPRVDFDGELPEDRKIFCNRANQVFDFYDLVRRKKPFNVFLIQGHRMSLGRSLVERLSKYYLGVQEPAMVSYHALIADPSYPNFRRRLVSELCDQLLPNDPDPPVDPAGLLAVLHRNGVGSLSLLCPISNEVQWQDGYPLLAAIFDEFEQASLTVAGIRVFWFIVIDVPDGLQQQVQSPYVMAAPPLKMLAGTDIENWLRTYIDSDDEIVYLLQDLCFPDTLTPGELTMQEAQKQIRKFINRFNLRRKTNDQPLLDILP from the coding sequence ATGTCTTTCTACAACGTATACATATCATCTACCTACCGTGACCTGGGGCTGTACCGAAAAACGGTCATGGAATCCTTGCATAAGGTGCCCAACTTTAAGGTAGTGGGTATGGAATATTACACAGCAGAGGATGCGCAACCGCTCGACCGCTGCCTGCGTGATGTAGAAGCCTGCGACATCTACCTGCTCATTCTGGCTAACCGCTACGGCTATGTAATAGACGGGCAGGAGTTGTCCATTACCCATCAGGAATACAACAGGGCAAAGGCGCTGAACAAAGTCATCCTCGTTTTCAAAGCCGAAAACCGCGACGGTCGCTTTTTGCCCGATGCTGACGAAGCAGGACAACCGTCATCGGTTGAGAAGCAGAAAAAACTCAATGCGCTGAAAGCCGAGGTGGGGAGCCGGTCACTGTCGCACCCAGAGGGCTTCACGTCAGAGTATCACCTGGCCCTGCAGGTGATGGAGTCTTTGGTACGCAATCCAAGGGTCGATTTTGACGGTGAATTACCCGAAGATCGCAAAATATTCTGCAACCGGGCCAATCAGGTGTTTGACTTTTATGACCTCGTTCGCCGGAAAAAACCGTTCAACGTTTTTCTGATTCAGGGGCATCGGATGAGTCTGGGCCGCAGCCTTGTCGAACGACTGAGCAAGTACTATTTAGGGGTTCAGGAACCTGCAATGGTAAGTTATCATGCCCTCATTGCAGACCCTTCATACCCAAATTTCCGTCGGCGGCTGGTGAGCGAACTCTGCGACCAACTGCTGCCCAACGATCCGGACCCGCCCGTCGACCCGGCGGGTTTACTGGCAGTGCTGCACCGGAACGGCGTCGGGTCTCTGTCGTTGTTATGCCCGATTAGTAATGAGGTTCAATGGCAGGACGGCTATCCGTTGCTGGCGGCTATCTTCGACGAGTTTGAACAGGCCAGCCTGACGGTGGCGGGTATTCGGGTGTTCTGGTTCATTGTCATTGATGTACCGGACGGGCTGCAGCAGCAGGTTCAATCGCCGTACGTAATGGCTGCCCCTCCGCTGAAAATGCTTGCCGGAACGGACATCGAAAACTGGCTTCGTACCTACATCGACAGCGATGATGAGATTGTGTATCTGCTTCAGGACCTCTGCTTTCCAGACACCTTGACTCCGGGCGAGCTGACCATGCAGGAGGCTCAGAAGCAGATCCGAAAATTCATTAACCGATTTAACCTTCGCCGGAAAACGAACGACCAGCCTTTGCTGGATATACTGCCTTAG
- a CDS encoding ATPase associated with various cellular activities AAA_5 (PFAM: ATPase associated with various cellular activities AAA_5~SMART: AAA ATPase~KEGG: ara:Arad_4641 ATP-dependent protease La protein), with the protein MPLTLRRIPVDLKPANYLMDSRLQRAVELAIALDKPLLVSGEPGTGKTQLARHVASVLAEQTRGAQAAFLPEPIEFYTKSTASASDLFYSYDAVSHFRSKEQTDTSAFMDFTALGRARVLAHGRQSESLQVPRIQPLLDRCAGLADGPRSSVVLIDEVDKAPREFPNDLLNEMESGEFRIRELNFSLKKAQNDARVVVILTSNFEKSLPNAFLRRCVFYHIPFPDDQQLLAIVDLRLGLSQSPAVREALRRFRAFRDQAKQSSARVPSTAEFLDWLRVLNADGLLTNGSFPPDFTHANRPLYESSLVVLQKDGLSADRTNPLLA; encoded by the coding sequence ATGCCACTAACCCTACGCCGAATTCCCGTTGATCTGAAACCCGCCAACTACCTGATGGATAGCCGTCTGCAACGGGCGGTGGAGCTGGCTATTGCGCTGGATAAACCCCTGCTGGTAAGTGGTGAGCCTGGTACCGGCAAAACCCAGCTGGCCCGCCACGTAGCCAGTGTATTGGCCGAACAGACACGCGGAGCCCAGGCCGCCTTCCTGCCGGAACCCATTGAATTTTATACTAAATCGACCGCTTCGGCCAGTGATTTGTTCTACAGCTACGATGCCGTGAGCCACTTCCGGAGTAAAGAACAGACCGATACCAGCGCGTTCATGGACTTTACCGCCCTGGGACGCGCCCGCGTGCTGGCTCACGGACGACAGAGCGAGTCGCTCCAGGTGCCCCGCATCCAGCCTTTGCTGGATCGTTGTGCCGGGCTGGCCGATGGTCCGCGCAGCAGCGTGGTGTTGATTGATGAAGTCGACAAAGCACCACGCGAGTTTCCCAACGACTTACTCAACGAAATGGAGTCCGGCGAATTTCGAATTCGTGAGCTTAATTTCTCGTTGAAAAAAGCACAGAACGATGCCAGAGTGGTGGTTATTCTAACGTCCAATTTTGAAAAAAGCCTACCCAATGCTTTTCTGCGCCGGTGCGTATTTTACCATATTCCGTTCCCTGACGATCAGCAGCTGTTGGCCATTGTTGACCTGCGCCTGGGGCTTAGCCAGTCACCCGCAGTGCGTGAGGCCTTACGACGGTTTCGGGCCTTTCGCGATCAGGCAAAACAATCCTCTGCCCGGGTGCCCTCTACCGCCGAATTTCTCGACTGGCTTCGGGTCCTCAACGCCGATGGCTTATTAACCAACGGGTCCTTCCCGCCCGATTTTACCCATGCAAACCGGCCTTTGTACGAGTCATCGCTGGTGGTTTTGCAGAAGGATGGCCTTTCTGCCGACCGTACTAATCCGCTACTGGCGTGA
- a CDS encoding Tetratricopeptide TPR_2 repeat protein (PFAM: Tetratricopeptide TPR_2 repeat protein; TPR repeat-containing protein~SMART: Tetratricopeptide repeat~KEGG: bra:BRADO3214 hypothetical protein), with protein sequence MTPAQSNRPTTVWPLADLFDALQRGGFQLRPNDYTDLMQVLDAFQPQSYADLQALVAPLLVTSEEEQGKFDRIFEKIQQKEGIKTQGATKRNSPWKWLVAGFLILLALGYVAFFWPGPAFRTGIHQVNPVGPVEVGDTLVFSVDSSMQKAAGPLARWQWETPDGRPYPNAQAPTLRVPAYQVGPLTVNLRSQHGRGLLLTTWTDSLQGITYPICDKLPVVKLDSFRLSDAPLRYRFRARLVGEVKTVQRMQWQLNGAVVASNRTEWEHTFRAGSAPGYHAVRVEATTDSTRRLCFGDGQLTVGVPGSNEPPFTLDVQAVGTPVVLKTSLNRGLLWASWVAGGLLLLLAVVYIWLMRRKPKSTPPLPSDTNPMARFTSDTPPLEIPLENREAELITLDQSFYRLVRTLRQPVEGEVKRLHIGQTMQATMLEGGFPTLIFQPHLAERNYIFLIDRSQVRSQQVALFEYLFRVFTQENVCVERFFFHKTFALFTNETHKKGLTLQQLADLYRSHTLVIWSTGYPLLYPPYPVVEPAIRDALADWESRAILTPVPFADWSSKERALQTDFLLLPADMPGQLRLMQALAEKQMQQDAYLQQQADLYSLADLDAEDTDELEDYLGEDLFQWLAALAIYPRIRWEFVLEIGWVLMPPETVNFTNLLRLARIGWMNEGHFPDYIRLELLKKLYPENEAKARQRLLQMLAYAEQYFPGEHFYDGEKHLLETANQFALYAYDADTFADYRPAQKAFKELYEQRLYPDGAMLRYLENPNGSWTTLLPATQVPVPGKAIKSAVVQLRTMGLQAYLTTLNEPIVNDLPERTADKREWYLLAGIVVVFLSLIGLIYRITRPQSREIDWNQLVPVTIVLDTTACAPPESNRDLAESGAVQGRWNVYLNNSRYGLRNLQATRSFLLRDLVASTVGAPTDSIPLLATLSVSDTTTGFSRQYSNVSISGDTLRVRINCPKPKVGLSGKLRVSVEYTNPNAPNYAKIRAYMNALEADTTFEFVRPLKPAIFTGRSQVRYFRTADKAAAETLAVQAGKALGIPIGIQLIKDSRTFLTHLEVWINNGVSTTKFTCQPVAGSWFRQFNGWQAKVGDGSTSKINTDGKSIGLEQESVPAKNVGAALSVQSIGVIESICQQNGVYLVSVYSRGGRTVLVKNVTRTACYLAVVNLGTISVSTIQEQAYIDNLLKRTAFLRYSAPATVTGKAGRSVISPTPGSRDTLPGQPQSQSEINPAVQQIVKPANDYNTKSNQAKTPTQTSTENLRVVSRKETNATLQAGINAYQRGQYTEAIVIYDRFLAGEPANAYALNLKGYSLFKLKRYEEAVTALLTATKADPGYAWAYFDLARVYCALGQSAAADEARLEAIRIQPTMRSIMQKDSEFMRLCGPEPSAK encoded by the coding sequence GTGACACCCGCCCAATCGAACCGGCCCACTACCGTCTGGCCTCTGGCCGACCTGTTCGACGCCCTGCAGCGGGGCGGGTTTCAGCTGCGCCCGAACGATTATACGGACCTGATGCAGGTGCTGGATGCCTTTCAGCCGCAATCTTACGCCGATTTGCAGGCTCTAGTTGCCCCCTTGCTCGTAACCAGCGAGGAAGAACAGGGAAAGTTCGACCGTATTTTCGAGAAGATACAGCAAAAAGAAGGCATAAAAACACAGGGTGCTACCAAGAGAAATAGCCCCTGGAAGTGGCTGGTTGCCGGTTTTTTAATCCTGCTGGCGTTGGGCTATGTGGCCTTTTTCTGGCCCGGCCCGGCTTTCAGAACGGGTATTCATCAGGTAAATCCGGTTGGGCCGGTCGAGGTAGGGGATACGCTTGTCTTTTCCGTCGATTCATCCATGCAGAAAGCCGCCGGACCTTTGGCGCGCTGGCAATGGGAAACACCCGACGGACGACCTTATCCGAACGCCCAGGCGCCGACGCTGCGGGTGCCTGCCTACCAGGTTGGACCGCTAACGGTAAACCTGCGAAGTCAGCACGGTCGGGGGCTGTTACTTACTACCTGGACGGATAGCCTGCAAGGTATTACTTACCCCATCTGCGATAAACTGCCGGTGGTTAAACTCGATAGCTTCCGGCTATCCGACGCTCCCCTGCGTTATCGGTTCAGGGCACGTCTGGTTGGAGAGGTAAAGACCGTTCAGCGCATGCAGTGGCAGCTCAACGGAGCCGTTGTCGCCAGCAACCGCACGGAGTGGGAGCACACCTTTCGGGCGGGAAGCGCACCGGGTTATCACGCCGTTCGCGTTGAGGCCACAACCGATTCCACCAGGCGGCTTTGTTTCGGTGATGGCCAATTGACGGTGGGCGTTCCGGGCAGTAATGAGCCACCTTTTACCCTCGATGTGCAGGCGGTCGGTACACCTGTTGTCCTTAAAACAAGCCTGAACCGCGGATTACTCTGGGCCAGCTGGGTAGCAGGCGGGTTGTTGCTACTGCTGGCAGTCGTTTACATATGGCTGATGAGACGTAAGCCGAAGTCGACACCGCCCCTGCCGTCCGACACTAACCCAATGGCCCGGTTCACCAGTGATACGCCCCCACTGGAAATACCGCTGGAAAACCGGGAGGCCGAGTTAATAACCCTGGATCAATCGTTTTACCGACTGGTGCGAACTCTTCGGCAACCCGTGGAAGGCGAAGTCAAGCGGCTGCATATTGGCCAAACCATGCAGGCAACCATGCTGGAGGGGGGATTCCCGACCTTAATTTTTCAGCCTCATCTGGCCGAGAGAAACTACATCTTCCTGATCGATCGCAGCCAGGTTCGCAGCCAGCAAGTGGCCCTTTTTGAGTACCTGTTCCGGGTGTTCACGCAGGAGAACGTTTGTGTCGAACGCTTCTTTTTTCATAAAACCTTCGCCCTGTTTACCAACGAAACGCATAAGAAGGGCCTGACGCTCCAGCAACTTGCCGACCTTTATCGGAGTCATACGCTGGTAATCTGGAGTACGGGTTACCCACTACTTTACCCGCCTTACCCCGTTGTGGAACCCGCCATCCGCGACGCGCTGGCTGATTGGGAGTCGAGGGCCATTCTGACACCCGTACCTTTTGCCGACTGGAGTAGCAAAGAGCGGGCGCTACAGACCGATTTTCTATTACTTCCGGCCGACATGCCCGGTCAGCTGCGGTTGATGCAGGCCCTTGCTGAAAAACAAATGCAGCAGGATGCCTATCTACAACAGCAGGCCGACCTGTATTCATTAGCGGACCTCGATGCCGAAGATACCGACGAACTGGAGGACTACCTGGGCGAAGACCTGTTTCAATGGCTGGCAGCACTCGCTATTTATCCACGTATTCGCTGGGAGTTCGTTCTTGAGATAGGATGGGTGCTGATGCCACCCGAAACGGTCAATTTCACCAATCTGCTCAGGCTGGCACGCATTGGCTGGATGAACGAAGGCCATTTTCCGGACTATATCCGCCTGGAGCTTCTTAAAAAACTGTACCCTGAAAATGAAGCAAAAGCCCGGCAACGCCTTTTGCAGATGCTTGCCTATGCCGAACAGTACTTTCCGGGTGAGCATTTTTATGACGGAGAGAAACACCTGCTGGAAACTGCTAACCAGTTTGCCCTCTATGCCTACGACGCCGATACTTTCGCCGACTATCGACCCGCGCAAAAAGCATTTAAAGAGCTCTACGAGCAACGACTTTACCCGGATGGAGCCATGCTCCGTTACCTGGAAAATCCTAATGGGAGCTGGACAACCCTGCTGCCTGCCACCCAGGTACCGGTTCCCGGCAAAGCGATTAAATCAGCGGTTGTTCAGCTGCGGACTATGGGTTTGCAGGCGTACCTCACTACACTGAACGAGCCGATTGTCAATGACCTTCCTGAACGTACGGCAGACAAACGGGAGTGGTATCTGCTGGCTGGCATTGTCGTTGTCTTCCTGAGTCTTATTGGGCTGATTTACAGAATTACCAGACCGCAGAGCCGGGAAATTGACTGGAACCAGTTAGTCCCGGTTACCATTGTTCTGGACACAACTGCCTGTGCACCGCCAGAAAGCAACCGCGATCTGGCTGAGTCTGGTGCCGTGCAGGGTCGCTGGAACGTTTATCTGAATAATTCACGCTATGGCTTACGGAACCTACAGGCTACCCGGTCGTTCCTGCTCCGGGATCTGGTAGCCAGCACAGTGGGCGCACCAACCGACTCAATACCCCTGCTGGCGACGCTCTCCGTAAGCGATACAACCACCGGTTTCAGTCGGCAGTACAGTAACGTGTCGATCAGCGGAGATACGCTGCGGGTCCGAATCAACTGCCCTAAGCCGAAGGTGGGGCTTTCCGGCAAGCTTCGTGTTTCGGTTGAGTATACCAACCCCAATGCGCCGAACTATGCCAAAATCAGAGCCTATATGAACGCACTGGAAGCGGATACAACGTTCGAGTTTGTCCGGCCACTGAAACCCGCCATTTTCACCGGTCGGTCGCAGGTGCGCTACTTCCGGACAGCCGACAAAGCTGCGGCAGAGACTCTGGCTGTGCAGGCGGGTAAAGCCCTGGGGATACCCATTGGTATTCAGTTAATCAAAGACAGTCGTACATTCCTCACGCATCTGGAAGTGTGGATTAACAATGGCGTATCGACCACCAAATTTACCTGTCAGCCGGTGGCCGGAAGCTGGTTCAGGCAGTTTAATGGCTGGCAGGCAAAGGTCGGTGATGGATCTACCTCTAAAATCAACACAGATGGAAAAAGCATTGGACTCGAACAGGAATCGGTGCCTGCCAAAAATGTAGGTGCAGCGTTATCCGTTCAGTCTATTGGCGTTATCGAAAGCATCTGTCAGCAGAATGGGGTTTATCTGGTGAGTGTTTACAGTCGGGGTGGCCGAACAGTGCTGGTCAAAAATGTGACCCGTACCGCCTGTTATCTGGCCGTCGTTAATCTCGGTACGATCTCGGTTTCTACTATACAGGAGCAAGCGTATATCGATAACCTGTTGAAGCGTACTGCATTCCTGCGGTATTCAGCTCCGGCTACAGTTACCGGAAAGGCAGGTCGCAGCGTGATTAGTCCAACGCCGGGAAGTAGGGATACGCTTCCCGGCCAGCCGCAAAGCCAGTCAGAAATTAATCCGGCGGTTCAGCAGATAGTTAAGCCCGCTAATGACTATAACACGAAGAGTAATCAGGCGAAAACGCCGACTCAAACTAGTACGGAGAACTTGCGGGTAGTGTCCCGAAAGGAAACCAATGCCACCTTACAGGCAGGCATTAACGCATACCAGCGTGGTCAGTACACCGAGGCTATTGTTATTTATGACAGGTTTCTGGCCGGGGAGCCTGCCAACGCCTATGCGCTGAATCTCAAAGGGTACTCTCTGTTCAAACTGAAACGGTACGAAGAGGCTGTAACCGCTCTGCTTACGGCTACAAAAGCCGATCCGGGCTATGCCTGGGCCTATTTTGACCTGGCTCGTGTCTACTGCGCCCTGGGGCAGTCGGCAGCCGCTGATGAAGCCAGACTGGAGGCCATTCGGATTCAGCCGACGATGCGGTCGATCATGCAGAAAGATAGCGAGTTTATGCGTCTGTGCGGACCCGAACCCAGTGCTAAATGA
- a CDS encoding conserved hypothetical protein (KEGG: sfr:Sfri_2350 hypothetical protein), which yields MPTSLTLADYQQAAKNLRTEVAVIKAVTEVESGGQGFLPNGRVVIRFEPHLFHRYTQGQFDASHPQISFKNLRAGYPTGVLHSWQLYDEAKALNLQAARMATSFGLFQILGSNWPDCGCKSLSEFITRMSRSEAEQLNLFCNLITNWGLDDELREHQWARFARMYNGKDFKLMKYDIKLSNAYKKFSS from the coding sequence CAACAAGTTTAACTCTTGCTGATTACCAACAGGCGGCCAAAAACCTGCGCACTGAAGTTGCCGTTATTAAGGCCGTAACCGAAGTTGAGTCCGGCGGTCAGGGCTTCCTGCCGAATGGCCGCGTTGTTATTCGCTTTGAGCCGCACCTGTTTCACCGATATACTCAGGGCCAGTTCGACGCATCACATCCGCAGATAAGCTTCAAAAATCTGCGGGCGGGCTACCCAACCGGTGTGCTGCATAGCTGGCAATTGTATGACGAAGCCAAAGCGCTCAACCTCCAGGCCGCGCGCATGGCCACTTCGTTTGGTTTATTCCAAATTCTTGGCTCCAACTGGCCCGACTGCGGCTGTAAGTCGTTGTCTGAGTTTATCACCCGCATGTCCAGATCGGAGGCCGAGCAGCTCAATTTATTCTGTAACCTGATCACCAACTGGGGGCTGGATGATGAACTGCGTGAGCACCAGTGGGCACGTTTTGCGCGCATGTATAATGGTAAAGATTTCAAATTGATGAAATACGACATCAAGCTCAGCAACGCTTATAAGAAATTCAGCAGCTAA